In Portunus trituberculatus isolate SZX2019 chromosome 44, ASM1759143v1, whole genome shotgun sequence, a single window of DNA contains:
- the LOC123518877 gene encoding uncharacterized protein LOC123518877 isoform X2: MTLPPSLPALFRALLRLLLIQGVALGIKITNLEVPTPLAVGEGGWLLCEWEDEGDHVYALKWYVGGEEFYRWTPLETPAVKTFMSSHFVVDSRESQRGRVRIRNVTVSAGGKYRCEISGEAPKFKTSFATADMMVVDLPDSQPRLVGGDAGPYQLHQVVTINCSSHDALPAPTLTFYINDQPVDPEWEDNDQVILNETSGLETSHKSLHFKLRPSMVADGLLQVKCVASYPDLYWDSSDITFKVLSGHGSGFPLGSQEFVLQGDAGRPQASIPLLLLLLTPVFFR, from the exons GAGTGGCCTTGGGTATCAAGATAACCAACCTGGAGGTGCCGACGCCCCTAGCGGTGGGTGAGGGCGGCTGGCTGCTGTGCGAgtgggaggatgaaggagaccACGTGTACGCCCTCAAGTGGTACGTGGGAGGCGAGGAATTCTACCGCTGGACGCCCCTGGAAACACCCGCCGTGAAGACCTTCATGTCGTCGCACTTCGTGGTGGACAGCAGGGAGTCTCAGCGGGGGCGGGTTAGGATACGCAACGTGACCGTGAGTGCCGGAGGGAAGTATCGCTGTGAGATTTCCGGTGAGGCGCCCAAATTCAAGACATCCTTCGCCACTGCTGACATGATGGTCGTTG ATCTGCCTGACAGCCAGCCCAGACTGGTGGGCGGCGACGCGGGGCCATACCAGCTGCATCAAGTCGTTACCATCAATTGTTCCTCACACGATGCCCTGCCTGCGCCCACCCTCACCTTCTACATCAACGACCAGCCG gTTGATCCAGAGTGGGAGGACAACGACCAGGTGATATTGAACGAAACCTCTGGTCTCGAAACAAGCCACAAGAGTTTACACTTCAAGCTGCGGCCCAGCATGGTGGCCGACGGCTTGCTGCAAGTCAAGTGCGTGGCATCCTACCCCGACTTGTACTGGGACAGCAGCGACATTACCTTCAAGGTGCTCTCGGGACATGGGTCGGGCTTCCCGCTCGGGTCGCAAG AGTTCGTGTTGCAGGGTGACGCAGGACGGCCACAAGCTTctatacctctcctcctcctcctcctcactcccgtTTTCTTCCGGTAG
- the LOC123518877 gene encoding uncharacterized protein LOC123518877 isoform X3: MMLQGVALGIKITNLEVPTPLAVGEGGWLLCEWEDEGDHVYALKWYVGGEEFYRWTPLETPAVKTFMSSHFVVDSRESQRGRVRIRNVTVSAGGKYRCEISGEAPKFKTSFATADMMVVDLPDSQPRLVGGDAGPYQLHQVVTINCSSHDALPAPTLTFYINDQPVDPEWEDNDQVILNETSGLETSHKSLHFKLRPSMVADGLLQVKCVASYPDLYWDSSDITFKVLSGHGSGFPLGSQEFVLQGDAGRPQASIPLLLLLLTPVFFR, from the exons GAGTGGCCTTGGGTATCAAGATAACCAACCTGGAGGTGCCGACGCCCCTAGCGGTGGGTGAGGGCGGCTGGCTGCTGTGCGAgtgggaggatgaaggagaccACGTGTACGCCCTCAAGTGGTACGTGGGAGGCGAGGAATTCTACCGCTGGACGCCCCTGGAAACACCCGCCGTGAAGACCTTCATGTCGTCGCACTTCGTGGTGGACAGCAGGGAGTCTCAGCGGGGGCGGGTTAGGATACGCAACGTGACCGTGAGTGCCGGAGGGAAGTATCGCTGTGAGATTTCCGGTGAGGCGCCCAAATTCAAGACATCCTTCGCCACTGCTGACATGATGGTCGTTG ATCTGCCTGACAGCCAGCCCAGACTGGTGGGCGGCGACGCGGGGCCATACCAGCTGCATCAAGTCGTTACCATCAATTGTTCCTCACACGATGCCCTGCCTGCGCCCACCCTCACCTTCTACATCAACGACCAGCCG gTTGATCCAGAGTGGGAGGACAACGACCAGGTGATATTGAACGAAACCTCTGGTCTCGAAACAAGCCACAAGAGTTTACACTTCAAGCTGCGGCCCAGCATGGTGGCCGACGGCTTGCTGCAAGTCAAGTGCGTGGCATCCTACCCCGACTTGTACTGGGACAGCAGCGACATTACCTTCAAGGTGCTCTCGGGACATGGGTCGGGCTTCCCGCTCGGGTCGCAAG AGTTCGTGTTGCAGGGTGACGCAGGACGGCCACAAGCTTctatacctctcctcctcctcctcctcactcccgtTTTCTTCCGGTAG